The genomic window GTTTGCATCTGGCATAATTTTTGTTCTGCCAGATGGGCAACAGGTCGAATTCGCCAACAGTGTCCGAACGTTTGTGGCAGGTCCTCAACCCCTGGATTCGCTTTCCCGAAAGCCTCGTAGAACGACTGCCAAAATCAGATGCCACAATCAAGCGGCTGAACTACACTGGAGGCATGAGTTCTGACAGCAAAACCCCCACCGGCCCCAGGGTTGGCTACGCCCGGGTCTCCACCCGGGACCAGAACCTGGATTCCCAGATCGATGCCCTCAAAGCTGCGGGGTGTCGGCGGATCTTCAAGGACACCCTCACCGGGTCCAAGGCAGACCGGCCAGGGCTGGGAGAAGCCCTGAACTATTTGCGTGAAGGGGACACCCTGGTGGTCTGGAAACTCGACCGACTCGGTCGGAGCTTGCAGAACCTCATTGAAACAGTGAAACTGCTGGAAGCCAGGGGAATTCATCTGTTGGTGTTGACTGAGGGCATCAACACCAACAGTGCCAATGGTCTGCTGTTCTTCCACATTTTCGGTGCCCTGGCGGAATTCGAGCGGGAAGTGATTCGTGAGCGTACCCATGCTGGGTTGCAGGCAGCACGGGCCAGAGGTCGTAAAGGGGGACGCAAGCCCAGCCTGAGTCCAGAGAAACAGAAGATGGCACTGGAACTGTTGAGCAATCCAGAGCACCGCATCAAAGATGTGGCCCAGGGGCTTGGGGTATCAGAGCGCACCCTGTTTCGCCTGCGTCAACAGATGTCAAAAGACGACTCAGAGACTTAGACTTTCTGCATTGCGAGTGAATTTTACGTATGGCACGAGTTTTCCTTGAAATATCTCCTGTGTCAAAACCCATGCCACAATCAAACCGCCAGAATCCCATACGTTTTTGTCAGTCTTAGAATCTGAATTTTGCTTTATCACACGGTATTTCTAAAAATAAAGCCGAAAGGGAAAATGAAAAGCGGTTGGGATATTATTTGTCTAGGACGCCATATTTCTCTGTTTATCCAAAACACCTTTAACAATGGGACAACCCCTAATCTGGTCTGCAAGAGGACCATTACACTGAAGAACATGACCAGAGAAAATGCAGATTCACTTGAAATGATTTTCGCCGTTTTCATTGGTGTTCTGGAGTTGCAACGCCTCGCAGAACGCGAATTCCAGAAAACACGTTCCTTCTCTGCAGATGCCGTGGAATTCCAGACCCAGGCCACCCAGGAACGCAAGCACCTGATGGACCGCCTCGCCGAGCGCATCCAGCGCCCCCTGAGCATCGATGAGACGGCACAACTTGAGGAAATCGGGGACCGCCTCGGAGCCGCATGGCACGGGTACCTGTATGTCCGGCAGACCACCGAGCAGCTGATCAAACCCCTCCGGGAAAGCCCGGAAACCCTGAAATCCGCAGAACCAGACCCCATCAGCGACTGGCGGGTGTACATTGACGAATCGGGAGCCCACAAAGACCTGCTGTTCCTGGTGGAGCACCACAAACGTGAACTGAAGGCGGCCCTCCTGCAGATCGCGGCCACCAAACCCCTGCCGAAAGCCAAAAGCAAAAGCAGCGGCAAAGTCTACCGCAGCTGGAAGCACCTGCACGTGATGGTGCAAAAAGCCCACCTCTTTGACCGCCTGCTCGGCGAGAACTCCAGCAAACCCGAACTGGAGAACCTCCTCCGGGAACTCGACAAACTCAATGACCCCCAGCTGAGCACCGTGGTGGCCATGCGCAAAGCCATGGTGCTGCTGGAATTGGAGTGTCCCCAGCAGGCCCTGGACATTCTGGAATAACACCCCAACAGTTCACTGTACCGGGGCCTCAAAGGGCAAGCCCTGGTGAAATTGGGAAGATTGCACGAAGCCAAAGACTGGCTGGGACTGCAATGAAATCCCTGTGGATGGCGTGCAGATCGCAGCCGTGCAAAACAGACCCCAGCTCATCCACCCCTGAAAGGAAGAGCGCAGGCGCTCAAGGTTTCGGGTCGTTTTCAGCAGGAGAAGGAATCACCTGCTGATTGTTGTTGCCCTGCTGTAAGTACACCGTCTTCATGTAGATGTTCACCACCCGC from Deinococcus cellulosilyticus NBRC 106333 = KACC 11606 includes these protein-coding regions:
- a CDS encoding recombinase family protein — its product is MSSDSKTPTGPRVGYARVSTRDQNLDSQIDALKAAGCRRIFKDTLTGSKADRPGLGEALNYLREGDTLVVWKLDRLGRSLQNLIETVKLLEARGIHLLVLTEGINTNSANGLLFFHIFGALAEFEREVIRERTHAGLQAARARGRKGGRKPSLSPEKQKMALELLSNPEHRIKDVAQGLGVSERTLFRLRQQMSKDDSET